Below is a genomic region from Actinoallomurus bryophytorum.
CGGCGACCACCCGTCCGATGACCTGCCACTCCGCGGGCAGCGCCGTCCCGGCCGGGAACGTCGCGGCGAACGCGTGGTCCTCGCCACCGGTCAGCGCCAGGCGGCGCGCGTCGGGCACCGGCGGCCCGGTCACGGCGTCGCCGTCGATCTCGATGCGGACACCGCTCGCGTCCGCCACGTGCCCGAGATCCTGTACGAGGCCGTCGCTGACGTCGAGCATCGCGGTGGCTCCGAGGTCACGTGCGCGCAGGCCCGCGGCGTACGGCGGGCGCGGGCGCCGGTGCGCGTCGATGAGACCGGCCGGTTCGCGCAGACCGCGGGAGAGCAGCTCGACGCCGGCGGCGGCGTGACCGAGCCGTCCGCAGACCGCCACGACGTCGCCGGGCCGTGCGCCCGAACGGGTCACCGGCGGGCCGTCCAGCGCACCGAGCGCGGTCACCGCGAGAAGCACGGAGTCGGCGCGGACGACGTCACCACCGGCCACGGAGGCGTCCACCTCGGCGCACTCGTCGCGCAGGCCGTCGCACAGCGCCTCCACCCACTCGACAGGGGTCTCCGGCGGCGCACCGAACCCGAGCAGCAGGGCCGTGGGCCTGGCGCCCATCGCGACCACGTCCGCGAGGTTCTGCGCGGCGGCCTTGCGCCCGATGTCGTACGGCGGCGACCAGTCGCGGCGAAAGTGCCCGCCCTCGACCAGTACGTCGGTGGTCGCGACGACGCGGCCGCCCGGCGCACTGATGATCGCGGCGTCGTCGCCCGGACCCAGCTCGACGCCTGGTCCGCGGCCCAGACGCGCGGTGATCCTTGCGATGATCCCGAACTCGCCGAGTTCACCGATGCTGATGACCCACCTCCAGCGAAGACACGGTACGGTGGCCGCCTGATGGCAGTCCCAGGGAGGACGTGATGGTGCAGGCCTACATCCTCATCCAGACCGAAGTCGGCAAGGCCGCCGACGTGGCCCGTGAGATCTCCGGCATCCAGGGCGTGACCCTTGCCGAAGACGTCACCGGACCTTATGACGTGATCGTCCGTGCCGAGGCGAACAACGTCGACGAGCTCGGCAAGCTCGTCGTCGCGCAGATCCAATCGGTCGAGGGAATCACGCGGACACTGACCTGTCCCATCGTTCACATCTGAGCGCGGTGTCCTCCCTGCCGTCAGTCTGCACCATGAGACGGGCGCTGGCGGCGGGCGGCCTGCTCACACTGTTCTCCGTGTCCGGATGCGGCTCCGGTGCCGTCGAGGCACCCGCGCCCCGCCCGCCCGCGGAGGTCGCGGCCCGCTGCCGTACGCTGCACGACCGGCTGCCGCAGAAGGTCCACGGATTCGCCCGGCGCGCGACGACGCCCAAGTCGCCCCTCGTCACCGCGTGGGGCTCCCCCGCCATCGTGATCCGGTGCGGCATGCCACGGCCCGCCGCGCTGAAACCCACCTCCGAGCTCGTGGTGGTCAACGGCGTCTCGTGGCTCGGAGTGCCGGTGGACCGGCCGGTGACCTTCACCGCGGTCGGGCGGCTGGGCTACGTCGAGGTGACCGTGCCGGCCGCCTACCAGCCGCCGGGCGACGTGCTGATCGAGCTGGCCGGCCCGATCAAGGCGGCGATCCCCGCCTCCCCCGACGGCTCCCTCTAGAGGCCGTCCTCACTCGACGCGGCGCCGGGGCGCGCGGCCACGCGGCTGCGTGGGAGCGGGCCGCCGAGGCGGGGCGCTCACCTTGCGGGTCACCGCGCCGCCGTTCAGCACCAGCGGCTTGCCGTTGTGGAAGATCTCCAGCGGCTCTCCCTCGAGCAGCTCGTACACGACCTCGTGGGCCGTGATGTGGATCTTCAGCCGGCGTCCGCGGAACCGCATACGGAAGACCAGCCGGGTGATGCCGCCGGGCAGCCTGGGTGTGAACTCCAGCCGTCCCTCCGGCATGCGCATCCCGCCGAGCCCGGCGACCAGCGCGGTCCAGGCGCCGGCGAGCGAGGCGATGTGCAGCCCGTCGCGCGTGTTGTGCTCCAGGTCGCCGAGGTCCATCAGCGCCGCCTCACCCAGATAGTCGTGGGCGAGGTCGAGGTGGCCCGTCTCGGCGGCGATCACCGCCTGGGTGCTGGCCGACAGTGAGGAGTCGCGGACCGTGAGCGCCTCGTAGTACGCGAAGTTGCGCGCCTTCTGCTCGGGCGTGAACGCCTCACCGAGCAGGTGCATGGCGAGGACGAGATCGGCCTGTTTGACGACCTGCTTGCGGTAGATGTCGAAGTAGGGAAAGTGCAGCAGCAGCGGATACTGGTCGGCTTCGGTGGACTCGAAGTCCCACGGCGCGTGGTCGGTGAAGCCCTCGCTCTGCGGGTGCACCTGGAGCCGCTCGTCGAAGGGGATGTACATGTCGGCGGCGGCGTCACGCCAGGAGGCCGTCTCCTCGTCCGTCACGCCGAGGTGCTCGGCCTGCTCGGGATGGCGTTCGGCCAGGTCGGCGGCGGCCCGGAGGTTCTGCTGCGCCATCAGGTTGGTGTAGACGTTGTCGTCGGCGATCGCGCTGTACTCATCCGGCCCGGTCACCCCGTCGATGCGGAAGCGCCCCTGGGCGTCGTGGTGGCCGAGACTGCGCCACAGGCGCGCGGTCTGCACGAGCAGCTCCAGCCCGTAGTCGCGGGCGAAGTCCTCGTCCTCGGTGGCGTACAGGTAGCGGACGACGGCGTGGGCGATGTCGGCGCCGATGTGGAACGCCGCGGTGCCGGCCGGCCAGTAGCCCGAGCACTCGTCGCCCGAGATGGTCCGCCACGGGAACGCCGCGCCGGCCAGGCCGAGCTGCTCGGCGCGCGCCTTGGCCGCGTCCAGCGTCGAGTGCCGCCACCGCAGCGCGTCCGCGACCACCCGCGGCTGCGTGAAGGTCAGCACCGGCAGCACGAACGACTCGGTGTCCCAGAACGTGTGACCGTCGTAGCCGGGCCCGGTCAGTCCCTTGGCGGAGATCGGCCGCCGTTCCCCGCGCGCGCCGGCCTGCAGGACGTGGAACAGGCCGAACCGCACCGCCTGCTGCACCTCGGGGTCGCCGTCGACCTCGACGTCGGCGCCCGCCCAGAAGTCATCGAGGTATTTCCGCTGCTCACTGAGCAACCCGTCCCAGCCGGACAGCTTCGCCGCGGCCATCGCGGCGATCACCTGGTCGTGCAGCGCGGGCCGCGACCGCTGGCTCGACCAGCCGTACGCGAGGTACTTGACGATGCGCAGCCGTTCGCCGGGCTTCAGATGCGTGGCCACGGTGAGGCGGCCGACGTCGTCGCTGACATCCGTCTCGATCTTCCCGTCGGGACTCTCGATCTCGTGCCCCATCGCCGCCGCGACGCGGAGCCCGCTCTCACGGGTCCGGTGCACCATGACGACGCTCTGTTCGCCGGCGACGCATTCCTCGCCGACGAGTGGGCAGTCGACCACGGCGGCGGCTCGCGGGTCCTTGACCGTGTCCGGCAGTGACTCGTTGGCGACCAGCTCGGACTGCACGACGATGCGGACCGGCTCGTTCACCGCCTCGACCTCGTAACAGATGGCCGCGACGGACCGCTGCACCAGGGAGACGAGCCGGACCGAGGACACCCGGACCGTGTCGCCGGCCGGTGAGGTCCACTCGGCCTTCCTGCTCAGCGTGCCGGCCCGCAGGTCGAGGAGCCGCTCGTGGGAGCCCACCTCGCCATAGCGCACGTCGAACGGCTCGTCGTTGACCAGCAACCGGATCAGCTTGCCGTTGGTGATGTTGATGATCGTCTGGCCGGACTCCGGATAGCCGTAGCCGGCCTCGGCGTACGGCAGCGCCCGCAGCTCGTACACGGAGTTGAGGTAGGTGCCCGGCAGCCCGTGCGGCTCACCCTCGTCGAGGTTTCCTCGCAGCCCGATGTGCCCGTTGGACAGGGCGAACACCGACTCGCTCTGGGCGAGAGTGTCGAGATCGAGCCGCTGCTCCCGTACACACCACGGCTCCACGGCGTACGCGGCCTGCTTGATCAAAGCAGCTCCTCCAGGTCCTTGACGACGGTGTCGGCGCCGTGGCTCTTCAGCGCCTCCGCCTGGCCGACACGATCCACACCGACGACGAACACGAAGCCCCCCGCCCGGCCGGCCTGCACCCCCGACAGGGCGTCCTCGAACACCACGGCCTGCGAGGGCGGTACGCCGAGCGCCTCGGCCCCGGCGAGGAACATGTCGGGGGCCGGTTTCCCGGCGAGGTCGTGCTCCTTGGCCGTCACCCCGTCGACGCGCGCGTCGAACAGGTCCGCGATGCCCGCCGCGTCGAGCACCTGGGCGGTGTTGGCGCTGGAGGAGACCACCGCGGTGCGCAGCCCCGCCTCACGCGCGGCGCGTACGTAGCGGACCGAGCCGTCGTACAGCTCGACGCCGTTTTCGCGGAGCTTGTCCAGCACGAGTTCGTTCTTGCGCGAGCTCAGCCCGTTGATCGTGGCCGCGCCGGCCGGATCGTCCGGCGAGCCCTCTGGGAGCTCGATGCCCCGTGACTCGAGGAAGGACCTGGTGCCGTCCTCGCGCCGCTTGCCGTCGACGTAGGTGTCGTAGTCGGCCTCCTGGTCGAACGGCGTGAACGAGTCGCCGTCACGCTCCCGCAGGAAGTCGTCGAACATCTGCTTCCACGCCGCGGCGTGAACGGTGGCGGTGCGTGTCAGCACACCGTCCATATCGAACAGGCACGCCGTCGCGGCGTCCGGCAGGCCGAGCATGTGGTCCTCCCCGTATCGGCGAACGACACATGCTTACCCCATCGGGCCATGTCAACCGCCGGGGCCCCGGCGGTTGACACGACGGCGACATCGCGGCAGGTCAGGTCGGCAGGCCGACGGCCCGCTCACCGTTGCGACGCTGCTGGATGATGACCGCGACGACGAGGAGCGCGCCCTGGGCGACGTTCTGCCAGAACGTGTTGACCCCCACGACGTTGAGGCCGTTGTTGAGGGCGCCGAGCAGCAGCACCGCCAGGAGCGTGCCGCCGACCCCGCCCTTGCCACCCTTCAGCGCACAGCCGCCCAGCGCCGCGGCGGTGATCGACTGGAGCTCCAGCCCCTCACTGCCGCTGGTCGGCTGCCCGGAGCCGGTACGCGCGGTCAGCACGATGCCGGCGAACGCCGCGACGATGCCCGCCAGGGCGTACACGGAGATGAGGTACTTGTTGATCTTGATACCGGCGAGGCGCGCCGCGGTGTCGTTGCCGCCGATCGCATAGAGGTTCCGCCCGATGTCGGTGTACTTCAGCATCAGGTGCACGAGGATGGCAACGACGATCAGGATGCAGACCTGCACCGGAATGCCGGCGATCCGGCCGCGGGCGATGAAGATGAACAGGTCGTCGCCGAGGACGAAGCCCTGCGCGCGGCCGCCGGAGATGAGCTGGGCGACGCCCTTGTACGCGGCGAGGCCGGCCAGGGTCGCGATGGTCGGGTTGACGCGGCCGTACACGATGATGAGGCCGTTCAGGATGCCGATCACGACACCCACGCCGACGGCGGCGGCCATCCCCAGCAGCGGGTTGTGCCCGGTCGCCGTGAAGGCCATGGCGGAGACGACCGAGGCCACCCCGGTCTGGGAGCCGACGGAGATGTCCAGCGCGCCGCAGATGATGACCACGGTCTGCACGACCGCCAGCAGCCCGGCGACGGTCGCGGCCTCGCCGATCACCTGGATGTTGTCCCAGGTGAAGTAGCCGGAGTTCAGCCAGCTGAAGAGGGCGACGACCACGACGAGCGCGCCGATGAGGCTGATGTTCTGGGGGCCCACCGTGGCCAGGATGCGGCGCGGCGCCGGGTCCTTGGGCGGCGTGTCCACGGGCTCGCGGGTGGCGGTTGTCATCTGATCTCCTCCGAGGAAACCCCGCTCTTCAGGGCGGGAAGGAATCGGGCCGCTGCGGAGCAGGGCGAGAAAAGCCGGTCCGCCGTAAGGGCGGCCTGGCGTGTGCCCCCAACCGCCCGCAGGATCACAAGTTCACGTGATGGGTGTGGCACGTGGCCACCATGCACGTGAAGCGGGCGTTCAAGTACCGCTTCTATCCGAGTGATGCGCAGGCAGCGGAGCTGTCGCGCACGTTCGGGTGTGTGCGGAAGGTCTACAACATGGCCTTGGCGGCTCGCACGCAGGCGTGGACACAGCGACAGGAGTCGGTCGACTACAACGCCACGTCGGCGATGCTGACGACGTGGAAACAGACCGAGGAACTGGCCTACCTCAACGATGTCTCCTCTGTGCCGCTGCAACAAACGCTTCGGCACCTTCAATCGGCGTTCACCCACTTCTTCGCCAAACGCGCCAAGTACCCACGTTTCAAATCCAAGAAGAAGTCCCGCAAGTCCGCCGAGTACACCACCAGCGCTTTCCGCTTCCACGATGGCAGGCTGAGGCTGGCGAAGATGGCCGAGCCGCTCGACATCGTGTGGTCCCGGCCGCTTCCGTTGGGTGCACGGCCCTCGACGGTGACCGTGTCCCAAGACACCTCCGGTCGCTGGTTCGTGTCCCTGCTCTGCGCAGACCCCACTGCCCAGCCACTTCCCGCAACGGAAACCACGGTCGGCATCGACGCGGGTCTTGCGCACCTGCTCACTCTCTCCAGCGGAGAGAAAATCGCCAACCCTCGGTATGAGCGGCGTGACCATGCGCGCCTCGCGAAGGCTCAGCGTGCTCACGCCCGTAAAAAGAAAGGATCGGCGAACCGCGCCAAGACCCGACTCAAGGTCGCCCGTATCCATGCCCGGATCGCTGACCGGCGCCGAGACCACCTGCACAAACTGACGACTCGTCTCGTCCGTGAGAACCAAACGGTCGTGATCGAGGATCTGAGCGTCCGGAACATGCTGAAGAACCGACGCCTGTCCCGGGCGATCTCCGATGCGGCATGGCGGGAGTTCCGGACCATGCTGGAGTACAAGGCCCGCTGGTATGGCCGCGAAGTGATCGCGGTTGACCGCTGGTTCCCCTCCTCCAGGCTGTGCTCGCACTGCGGCACCAGGCGGGACACGATGTCGCTGGGCGTTCGTACTTGGAAATGTGAATGCGGCACGACCCACGACCGCGACGTGAACGCGGCGAAGAACCTTCTGGCCGCCGGGCTGGCGGTGTCGGCCTGTGGAGCCGGTGTAAGACCTCAACGGAGCACTCCGGGCGGGCAGTCGGCGATGAAACAGGAATTCCTGCAGCGCGAGCCGTAGGAACCCCGGCCCTTCAGGGCCGGGAGATGTCAATGCTGTCCCTCCGATAGCGACGTGGTCAGGTCCTCCGCCATTGCGAGGCCGAGGATGGCCTCTTCAGAAGCGTCGGCCCGGTCGAGTTCGCCGGTGATGTGGCCGTTCTGCATGACGATGATGCGGTCGGCGAGTCCGAGCACCTCGGGGAGCTCGGACGAGATGACGAGGACGGCCACGCCGGAGCGGGCGAGGTCGTCGATGAGGTGGTAGATCTCGGCCTTGGCGCCGACGTCGATGCCGCGGGTCGGCTCGTCCAGGATGAGCACCTTGGGCTTGCGTGCCAGCCAGCGTGCCAGCACGACCTTCTGCTGGTTTCCGCCCGACAGCTTGCGCACCTCCTGCTCGATGCCCGGCGTACGCACGTGGAGCTCGTCGACGTACTTCTGGGTCAGCCGGCGTTCTTCGGCGCGTTTGACGAAGCGGAAGCGGCGCAGCCGGTCCAGG
It encodes:
- a CDS encoding HAD family hydrolase is translated as MLGLPDAATACLFDMDGVLTRTATVHAAAWKQMFDDFLRERDGDSFTPFDQEADYDTYVDGKRREDGTRSFLESRGIELPEGSPDDPAGAATINGLSSRKNELVLDKLRENGVELYDGSVRYVRAAREAGLRTAVVSSSANTAQVLDAAGIADLFDARVDGVTAKEHDLAGKPAPDMFLAGAEALGVPPSQAVVFEDALSGVQAGRAGGFVFVVGVDRVGQAEALKSHGADTVVKDLEELL
- a CDS encoding Lrp/AsnC ligand binding domain-containing protein, translated to MVQAYILIQTEVGKAADVAREISGIQGVTLAEDVTGPYDVIVRAEANNVDELGKLVVAQIQSVEGITRTLTCPIVHI
- a CDS encoding thiamine-phosphate kinase, which produces MSIGELGEFGIIARITARLGRGPGVELGPGDDAAIISAPGGRVVATTDVLVEGGHFRRDWSPPYDIGRKAAAQNLADVVAMGARPTALLLGFGAPPETPVEWVEALCDGLRDECAEVDASVAGGDVVRADSVLLAVTALGALDGPPVTRSGARPGDVVAVCGRLGHAAAGVELLSRGLREPAGLIDAHRRPRPPYAAGLRARDLGATAMLDVSDGLVQDLGHVADASGVRIEIDGDAVTGPPVPDARRLALTGGEDHAFAATFPAGTALPAEWQVIGRVVAGSPAVLVDGRVYGSGGWDHFL
- a CDS encoding RNA-guided endonuclease InsQ/TnpB family protein → MATMHVKRAFKYRFYPSDAQAAELSRTFGCVRKVYNMALAARTQAWTQRQESVDYNATSAMLTTWKQTEELAYLNDVSSVPLQQTLRHLQSAFTHFFAKRAKYPRFKSKKKSRKSAEYTTSAFRFHDGRLRLAKMAEPLDIVWSRPLPLGARPSTVTVSQDTSGRWFVSLLCADPTAQPLPATETTVGIDAGLAHLLTLSSGEKIANPRYERRDHARLAKAQRAHARKKKGSANRAKTRLKVARIHARIADRRRDHLHKLTTRLVRENQTVVIEDLSVRNMLKNRRLSRAISDAAWREFRTMLEYKARWYGREVIAVDRWFPSSRLCSHCGTRRDTMSLGVRTWKCECGTTHDRDVNAAKNLLAAGLAVSACGAGVRPQRSTPGGQSAMKQEFLQREP
- a CDS encoding DUF3515 domain-containing protein, which produces MRRALAAGGLLTLFSVSGCGSGAVEAPAPRPPAEVAARCRTLHDRLPQKVHGFARRATTPKSPLVTAWGSPAIVIRCGMPRPAALKPTSELVVVNGVSWLGVPVDRPVTFTAVGRLGYVEVTVPAAYQPPGDVLIELAGPIKAAIPASPDGSL
- a CDS encoding ABC transporter permease, translating into MTTATREPVDTPPKDPAPRRILATVGPQNISLIGALVVVVALFSWLNSGYFTWDNIQVIGEAATVAGLLAVVQTVVIICGALDISVGSQTGVASVVSAMAFTATGHNPLLGMAAAVGVGVVIGILNGLIIVYGRVNPTIATLAGLAAYKGVAQLISGGRAQGFVLGDDLFIFIARGRIAGIPVQVCILIVVAILVHLMLKYTDIGRNLYAIGGNDTAARLAGIKINKYLISVYALAGIVAAFAGIVLTARTGSGQPTSGSEGLELQSITAAALGGCALKGGKGGVGGTLLAVLLLGALNNGLNVVGVNTFWQNVAQGALLVVAVIIQQRRNGERAVGLPT
- a CDS encoding glycoside hydrolase family 65 protein translates to MIKQAAYAVEPWCVREQRLDLDTLAQSESVFALSNGHIGLRGNLDEGEPHGLPGTYLNSVYELRALPYAEAGYGYPESGQTIINITNGKLIRLLVNDEPFDVRYGEVGSHERLLDLRAGTLSRKAEWTSPAGDTVRVSSVRLVSLVQRSVAAICYEVEAVNEPVRIVVQSELVANESLPDTVKDPRAAAVVDCPLVGEECVAGEQSVVMVHRTRESGLRVAAAMGHEIESPDGKIETDVSDDVGRLTVATHLKPGERLRIVKYLAYGWSSQRSRPALHDQVIAAMAAAKLSGWDGLLSEQRKYLDDFWAGADVEVDGDPEVQQAVRFGLFHVLQAGARGERRPISAKGLTGPGYDGHTFWDTESFVLPVLTFTQPRVVADALRWRHSTLDAAKARAEQLGLAGAAFPWRTISGDECSGYWPAGTAAFHIGADIAHAVVRYLYATEDEDFARDYGLELLVQTARLWRSLGHHDAQGRFRIDGVTGPDEYSAIADDNVYTNLMAQQNLRAAADLAERHPEQAEHLGVTDEETASWRDAAADMYIPFDERLQVHPQSEGFTDHAPWDFESTEADQYPLLLHFPYFDIYRKQVVKQADLVLAMHLLGEAFTPEQKARNFAYYEALTVRDSSLSASTQAVIAAETGHLDLAHDYLGEAALMDLGDLEHNTRDGLHIASLAGAWTALVAGLGGMRMPEGRLEFTPRLPGGITRLVFRMRFRGRRLKIHITAHEVVYELLEGEPLEIFHNGKPLVLNGGAVTRKVSAPPRRPAPTQPRGRAPRRRVE